One part of the Vicia villosa cultivar HV-30 ecotype Madison, WI linkage group LG6, Vvil1.0, whole genome shotgun sequence genome encodes these proteins:
- the LOC131610071 gene encoding eukaryotic translation initiation factor 3 subunit A-like, translated as MTSFLKPENALKRAEELINVGQKQDALQTLHDLITSKRYRAWQKTLERIMFKYVELCVDMRKGRFAKDGLIQYRIICQQVNVSSLEEVIKHFMHLSTEKAEQARSQAQALEEALDVDDLEADKRPEDLMLSYVSGEKGKDRSDRELVTPWFKFLWETYRTVLEILRNNSKLEALYAMTAHRAFQFCKQYKRTTEFRRLCEIIRNHLANLNKYRDQRDRPDLSAPESLQLYLDTRFEQLKIATELELWQEAFRSVEDIHGLMCMVKKTPKPSLMTVYYVKLTEIFWISSSHLYHAYAWFKLFLLQKSFNKNLSQKDLQLIASSVVLAALSVPPHDRTHGASHLELEHEKERNLRMANLIGFNLESKPDSREVLSRSSLLAELASKGVMSCVSQEVKDIYYLLEHEFLPSDLALKVLPLLNKISKLGGKFTFASSVPEVHFSQYVPALEKLATLRLLQQVSNVYQSMKIENLAGMIPFFEFSVVEKISVDAVKQKFLSMKVDHMKNVVIFCKTSLEADGLRDHLANFAEQLNKARQMICPPDAKRSKHGSLLPTLPEVVAKEHKRLLARKSIIEKRKEEQERQLLEQEREEESKRLRLLKITEEAERKRLETEVELRKKQRLKMEMEEKDKEEAQAILQEAEKRFKRKGKKPIIDGGVISKKTLMELALIEQHREKQEMEKKLQKLAKTMDYLERAKREEAAPLIEAAYQQRLVEERVLHEHEQQQEVELSRQRHAGDLNEKERLSRMMGHKEIYQERVVSHRQAEFNRLRREREERISRILQSRRQERDKMRKLKYYLKVEEERRQKLREEEEARKHEEAERKKKEQAEHQAKLDEIAEKKRRREQEIEEKIEREKREALLGRPAEPAMRAHEPPARPLESRPAVAVASTAPAPGKYVPKFRRAGAEATAAPPPEADRWGNSGSRPDGDRWDRGTSFGGGSRSSSSWSSSRNSRDRP; from the exons ATGACGTCATTCTTGAAGCCTGAAAATGCCCTCAAAAGGGCAGAAG AGTTGATCAATGTCGGGCAGAAGCAGGATGCTCTTCAGACTCTGCACGACCTTATTACTTCGAAAAGATACCGAGCATGGCAGAAAACTCTCGAACGGATTATGTTTAAGTATGTAGAGCTATGTGTTGACATGAGGAAAGGACGGTTTGCTAAGGATGGGCTTATTCAGTACCGTATCATATGTCAGCAAGTGAATGTTAGTTCGCTGGAGGAGGTGATTAAGCATTTCATGCACCTGTCAACAGAGAAAGCTGAGCAAGCTCGTAGCCAGGCTCAGGCCTTAGAAGAGGCTCTTGATGTTGATGACTTGGAGGCTGATAAAAGGCCTGAGGACTTGATGCTGAGCTATGTCAGTGGAGAGAAGGGAAAGGATCGATCCGACCGGGAGCTTGTTACCCCTTGGTTTAAATTTCTTTGGGAAACTTACAGGACAGTGCTGGAGATATTGCGGAACAACTCCAAGTTGGAAGCCTTATATGCT ATGACAGCTCACCGAGCTTTCCAGTTTTGTAAGCAATACAAAAGAACAACTGAATTCCGGAGACTTTGTGAAATCATTAGAAATCATTTGGCTAATCTTAACAAATATCGGGACCAACGAGACCGACCTGATCTTTCTGCTCCTGAAAGCTTGCAATTATATCTGGATACAAGATTTGAGCAGCTGAAAATTGCCACTGAGCTTGAACTCTGGCAG GAAGCTTTTAGGTCTGTTGAAGATATACATGGGTTAATGTGCATGGTCAAGAAAACTCCAAAACCATCATTGATGACAGTTTACTATGTTAAGTTGACTGAAATATTTTGGATATCTTCAAGTCATTTATATCATGCATACGCGTGGTTCAAACTCTTTTTGCTACAAAAAAGCTTCAACAAAAATCTGAGTCAGAAGGATTTGCAATTGATAGCTTCATCTGTTGTTCTAGCTGCACTCTCAGTGCCTCCTCATGACCGCACTCACGGTGCATCTCATTTAGAATTAGAGCATGAAAAGGAGCGGAATTTGAGGATGGCTAATCTCATAGGCTTTAATCTCGAATCTAAGCCCGATAGTAGAGAAGTG CTCTCAAGGTCATCACTTCTTGCTGAACTG GCATCAAAGGGTGTAATGTCTTGTGTTTCACAAGAAGTGAAAGACATTTACTATCTTTTGGAACATGAATTTCTACCCTCGGATCTCGCACTAAAAGTACTACCCTTgctaaataaaatttcaaaattaggggGTAAGTTTACCTTTGCTTCATCGGTTCCAGAGGTGCATTTTTCGCAGTATGTCCCAGCACTTGAAAAGTTAGCTACCTTGAGGTTGCTACAACAG GTGTCTAATGTGTACCAATCAATGAAGATTGAAAACTTAGCTGGAATGATTCCTTTCTTTGAGTTTTCCGTTGTGGAAAAAATTTCCGTAGATGCTGTTAAGCAGAAGTTTCTGTCGATGAAAGTTGACCACATGAAAAATGTTGTCATTTTCTGCAAGACG AGTCTTGAAGCTGATGGATTGAGGGATCACTTGGCCAATTTTGCCGAGCAGTTGAACAAGGCGAGGCAAATGATCTGTCCTCCTGATGCAAAACGATCTAAACACGGAAGCTTGCTTCCAACCTTGCCAGAGGTTGTAGCCAAAGAACACAAGAGGCTTCTGGCTCGGAAATCAATTATTGAGAAGAGGAAAGAAGAACAAGAACGACAACTTCTTGAACAGGAACGTGAGGAGGAGTCTAAGAGGTTAAGACTGCTTAAAATTACTGAAGAAGCAGAGCGAAAGCGGCTTGAAACTGAGGTTGAGCTGAGGAAGAAACAAAGACTTAAAATGGAAATGGAGGAAAAAGATAAAGAGGAAGCTCAGGCTATACTTCAGGAAGCTGAAAAGCGCTTTAAGAGAAAGGGTAAAAAGCCCATCATAGACGGG GGTGTAATTTCTAAGAAAACCTTGATGGAGTTGGCTTTGATTGAACAACACCGGGAGAAGCAGGAAATGGAGAAGAAATTGCAGAAATTAGCTAAAACCATGGATTATTTGGAAAGAGCAAAGAGAGAAGAGGCTGCTCCGCTTATTGAAGCTGCATATCAACAACGCCTAGTGGAAGAGAGGGTTCTTCATGAGCATGAGCAACAA CAAGAGGTAGAACTGAGCAGACAGCGCCATGCTGGAGATCTCAATGAGAAAGAGAGGCTTAGTCGAATGATGGGCCATAAA GAGATATATCAAGAGAGAGTTGTCAGTCATCGCCAAGCAGAATTTAACAGATTGAGAAGAGAAAGGGAGGAGCGTATATCTAGGATTTTACAGTCCAGGAGGCAGGAGAGGGATAAAATGAGGAAGTTGAAGTATTATCTAAAAGTTGAAGAAGAGAGACGGCAAAAATTGCGCGAGGAGGAAGAAGCTCGTAAGCACGAAG AGGCTGAGAGAAAAAAGAAGGAACAGGCTGAACACCAAGCAAAATTGGATGAAATAGCTGAAAAGAAGAGGAGAAGGGAACAAGAAATCGAAGAAAAAATTGAGAGGGAAAAGAGGGAAGCATTACTGGGCAGACCAGCTGAACCAGCTATGAGGGCTCATGAGCCTCCTGCCCGTCCATTGGAGTCTCGCCCTGCCGTTGCTGTAGCTTCCACAGCCCCAGCTCCCGGGAAATATGTTCCCAAGTTCCGGCGAGCAGGAGCTGAAGCCACAGCTGCTCCTCCTCCAGAAGCAGATCGATGGGGCAACAGTGGCAGCAGGCCAGATGGTGACAGGTGGGACCGTGGCACTTCATTTGGTGGGGGTTCCCGGTCATCTTCATCATGGTCATCTTCCAGGAATTCGCGTGATCGTCCGTGA